From a region of the Coprococcus comes ATCC 27758 genome:
- a CDS encoding MFS transporter produces MKIKLTKQEKNWILYDVGNSAFTLLAATILPIYFNYIAGKQGLSDVQYLAYWGYAVSIATLLTALAGPVFGTVADTKGYKKPVFTIALGIGAIASVALGFAKYWLAFLVVFVIAKVGYSVTLVFYDSMLVDVTLEDRMDEVSSQGYAWGYIGSCVPFVICLLVVLNAGKIGITMEIAMMVSFVIITVWWVIMTLPLLRTYHQKYYVEKKQHAFSESFKRIGITLKNVKKEKKVFLFLLAFFFYIDGVYTIIDMATAYGSALGLSSTGLLLALLLTQIVAFPFAIIFGRLAKKYSAENLITVCIVAYLGVAIFAIFLHYQWQFWVLAVWVGMFQGGVQALSRSYFTKIIPANQSGEFFGLMDICGKGASFMGTTIVSLISQLTGNINIGVGMIAVLFVIGIILFRRAAALE; encoded by the coding sequence ATGAAAATAAAATTGACAAAACAGGAGAAAAACTGGATACTTTATGATGTCGGAAATTCTGCATTTACACTTCTGGCAGCAACCATTTTACCGATTTATTTCAACTATATCGCAGGAAAGCAGGGACTTTCGGATGTACAGTATCTGGCATACTGGGGATATGCAGTATCCATTGCAACCTTACTTACAGCACTTGCAGGACCGGTATTTGGAACCGTTGCAGATACAAAAGGCTATAAAAAACCAGTTTTTACAATTGCACTTGGAATCGGGGCAATTGCTTCAGTCGCATTGGGATTTGCAAAGTACTGGCTGGCCTTTCTGGTAGTTTTTGTCATTGCAAAGGTCGGATATTCCGTAACGCTGGTATTTTATGATTCCATGCTTGTCGATGTGACATTGGAAGACCGGATGGATGAAGTCTCTTCCCAGGGCTATGCGTGGGGATATATCGGAAGCTGTGTACCGTTTGTAATCTGTCTTCTGGTTGTGTTAAATGCAGGGAAGATTGGGATTACAATGGAGATAGCAATGATGGTTTCCTTTGTGATCATCACGGTATGGTGGGTAATTATGACATTACCACTTCTGAGAACTTATCACCAGAAGTATTATGTAGAAAAGAAGCAGCATGCTTTTTCAGAAAGCTTCAAAAGAATCGGCATTACTCTGAAAAATGTAAAGAAGGAGAAGAAGGTTTTTCTGTTTCTTCTGGCGTTTTTCTTTTATATTGACGGGGTTTATACGATTATTGATATGGCAACTGCATATGGATCAGCACTTGGACTTAGCAGTACAGGACTTCTTCTTGCATTGTTGCTTACGCAGATCGTAGCTTTCCCATTTGCGATTATTTTCGGAAGACTTGCGAAGAAATATTCTGCAGAAAATCTGATCACAGTATGTATCGTGGCATACCTTGGAGTGGCAATTTTTGCGATTTTTCTGCATTACCAGTGGCAGTTCTGGGTTCTTGCTGTCTGGGTAGGCATGTTCCAGGGAGGTGTGCAGGCGCTTTCAAGATCTTACTTTACGAAAATTATACCGGCGAACCAGTCAGGTGAATTTTTCGGCTTAATGGATATTTGCGGAAAAGGCGCGTCCTTTATGGGAACAACGATCGTGAGCCTGATCTCGCAGCTTACCGGCAATATCAATATTGGTGTGGGGATGATCGCTGTCTTGTTCGTGATCGGAATTATTTTATTCCGGAGAGCGGCAGCGCTAGAATAA
- a CDS encoding cold-shock protein: MNKGTVKWFNAQKGYGFITNESTGEDVFVHFSGIAGEGYKSLEEGQNVTFDITEGNRGLQAVNVTVA, translated from the coding sequence ATGAACAAGGGTACAGTTAAGTGGTTCAACGCACAGAAAGGCTACGGATTCATCACAAACGAAAGCACTGGAGAAGATGTATTCGTACATTTTTCAGGAATCGCGGGAGAAGGATACAAATCTCTTGAAGAAGGACAGAACGTTACTTTCGATATCACAGAAGGAAACCGCGGACTTCAGGCTGTTAATGTAACAGTTGCGTAA
- a CDS encoding class I SAM-dependent methyltransferase has protein sequence MMTELEKYYNKFNEEKRLKSRHGQVEFITSMKYIHKYLPKREHGQVKILDVGAGTGRYSVALAEEGYDVTAVELVKYNLGILKKKNSSVKAYQGNALKLSRFPDKEFDLIILFGPMYHLYTKEDKVKALMEAKRVLKDEGTILVAYTMNEYSVLVYGFRENHIQECLENGKLDANYRVCPSPEDLYDYVRLEDIDSYNEAAGMERIQIISADGPSDYMRQVLNTMDEKTFQTFIDYHLTTCERPELVGAGSHTVDIIRKKKDGGIENESSRYAL, from the coding sequence ATGATGACAGAGCTTGAAAAATATTATAACAAATTCAACGAAGAGAAACGGCTTAAGAGCCGCCACGGACAGGTAGAATTTATCACCTCAATGAAGTACATTCACAAATATCTTCCTAAGCGGGAGCATGGACAGGTAAAGATTCTGGATGTAGGAGCCGGAACCGGGCGCTACAGTGTTGCGCTTGCCGAAGAAGGGTACGATGTGACGGCGGTAGAGTTGGTAAAATACAATCTGGGAATTCTGAAAAAGAAGAACAGCTCTGTGAAAGCATATCAGGGAAATGCGCTGAAGCTGTCACGTTTTCCGGATAAGGAATTTGACCTGATCATCTTGTTCGGACCGATGTATCACCTTTATACAAAGGAAGATAAGGTAAAGGCGCTGATGGAGGCAAAGCGTGTCCTGAAAGATGAGGGCACGATCCTGGTGGCTTATACAATGAATGAGTACAGTGTTCTGGTGTATGGATTCCGGGAGAATCATATACAGGAATGCCTGGAAAATGGCAAACTGGATGCGAATTACCGGGTATGTCCTTCACCGGAAGATTTGTATGATTATGTGCGTCTGGAGGATATTGACAGCTACAATGAAGCAGCAGGAATGGAACGGATCCAGATTATTTCGGCGGATGGACCATCCGATTATATGCGTCAGGTGTTAAATACGATGGATGAAAAGACCTTCCAGACGTTTATTGACTATCATCTGACTACGTGTGAACGCCCGGAACTGGTTGGTGCAGGATCACATACGGTAGATATTATAAGAAAGAAAAAAGATGGGGGAATAGAAAATGAAAGTAGCAGATATGCATTGTGA
- a CDS encoding dipeptidase → MKVADMHCDTILAIQRGKEQGKEISLRKNNLNVDLERMKKGDYLIQNFAIFLDLEDPMLAGSPFRYAMKMADVFYREMEKNRDWIRPVTKYEEIEENRKNGRMSALLTLEEGEICEGDPALLRDFYRMGARMMTLTWNYPNQLGYPAKATGGEFAGKAFSEAGYGLTARGIEFLEEMENLGMIIDVAHLNDAGIRDVLKFTKKPFVASHSNARHLCSHPRNLNDELLKAIGERGGVIGLNYYAYFLRDWKDGETVVSRAEDIVAHAKYICDMAGIEALGLGSDFDGMNGELEIASPADMTKLEDVFKKNGFTESEIEKIFCKNVMRIYRELLG, encoded by the coding sequence ATGAAAGTAGCAGATATGCATTGTGATACAATTTTAGCGATTCAGAGAGGAAAGGAACAGGGAAAAGAGATTTCACTTCGTAAAAATAATTTAAATGTGGATCTTGAACGGATGAAAAAGGGGGATTATCTGATTCAGAATTTTGCCATTTTTCTGGATCTGGAGGATCCGATGCTTGCAGGAAGTCCATTCCGCTATGCAATGAAAATGGCGGATGTATTTTATCGGGAAATGGAGAAAAATAGAGACTGGATCCGGCCGGTCACGAAGTATGAAGAGATTGAAGAAAACCGGAAGAATGGAAGGATGTCAGCGTTGCTGACATTGGAAGAAGGAGAAATCTGTGAGGGCGATCCTGCCCTTTTAAGAGACTTTTACCGGATGGGGGCAAGGATGATGACTCTGACCTGGAACTATCCGAATCAGCTTGGATATCCGGCAAAAGCGACTGGCGGAGAATTTGCCGGAAAAGCCTTTTCAGAAGCCGGATATGGGCTTACAGCGCGTGGGATTGAGTTTCTGGAAGAGATGGAGAACCTGGGAATGATCATTGATGTGGCACATTTAAACGATGCAGGAATCCGGGATGTATTAAAGTTCACAAAGAAGCCTTTTGTAGCGAGCCATTCCAACGCGAGACATTTGTGCAGTCATCCGAGAAACCTGAATGATGAACTTCTGAAAGCGATCGGGGAAAGAGGCGGTGTGATCGGGCTGAATTATTATGCATATTTCTTGCGCGACTGGAAAGACGGAGAGACGGTTGTGAGCAGAGCGGAGGATATTGTGGCACATGCAAAATATATCTGTGATATGGCGGGAATAGAGGCTTTAGGACTTGGTTCAGACTTTGATGGTATGAATGGAGAACTGGAGATCGCATCCCCTGCAGATATGACAAAGCTGGAAGATGTATTTAAAAAGAATGGATTTACAGAGAGCGAGATCGAGAAAATCTTCTGTAAGAATGTAATGCGAATATATAGAGAACTGCTTGGGTAA